CGGCGGTTTTAACTTGCGGAAGGGCAAAAAGCGTGAAGGCGAGTACTACATATTGGGTGAGTACATTGAAGACGGCATCGGCGGCTGTTTTATAATGTTTTATTATGGGTCTTTTGTGGAACTGCTGGAAGATGAATCTGAAGAGTGCTGGGAAGCTGAGATTGTAGATACGGTGCTGCATGAAATGCAGCATCACCTGGAGTCGCTGGCCGGCTGTGACGATTTGGCACGAAAGGAAATGGAGGAACTGGCAAAAGCCCTT
This DNA window, taken from Dehalobacter sp., encodes the following:
- a CDS encoding metallopeptidase family protein — its product is MGKPSFDQFADMLDQAVDRIPSRFLRDLTGGFNLRKGKKREGEYYILGEYIEDGIGGCFIMFYYGSFVELLEDESEECWEAEIVDTVLHEMQHHLESLAGCDDLARKEMEELAKAL